In Topomyia yanbarensis strain Yona2022 chromosome 2, ASM3024719v1, whole genome shotgun sequence, one DNA window encodes the following:
- the LOC131678243 gene encoding calcium and integrin-binding family member 2 → MGNKVVTFTDQQLEDYQDCTFFTRKEILRVHKRFRETSPDLVPMVMTDRQATSIRVPRERIEKLPELVENPFKVRMCEAFSRDGDGSLSFEDLLDLLSVFSEQAPRDIKVFYAFKIYDYDNDGFIGQSDLLNVITALTRSELTAEEHQQIVDNVIEEADVDGDGKLSYLEFEHVITRAPDFMSTFHIRI, encoded by the exons ATGGGCAACAAGGTGGTCACTTTTACCGACCAACAGCTTGAGGATTATCAGGACTGTACGTTTTTCACGCGAAAGGAGATCTTGAGGGTTCACAAGAGATTTCGCGAGACGAGTCCGGATCTAGTACCGATGGTTATGACCGATAGACAGGCCACCTCCATACGAGTGCCCCGGGAAAGGATAGAAAAGCTTCCGGAGCTGGTGGAGAATCCGTTCAAGGTACGGATGTGTGAGGCATTTTCACGCGACGGGGACGGCAGCTTGTCGTTTGAAGATTTACTGGATTTGCTGTCGGTGTTCAGTGAGCAGGCCCCGAGGGATATTAAGGTGTTTTatgcttttaaaatttatg ATTACGACAATGACGGATTCATCGGGCAATCGGATTTGCTGAACGTGATTACTGCGCTGACCAGAAGCGAGCTCACCGCCGAGGAGCACCAGCAGATTGTGGATAATGTCATCGAGGAAGCAGATGTCGACGGTGATGGGAAGCTGTCCTATTTGGAATTCGAACACGTGATTACCCGAGCGCCCGATTTTATGTCTACATTTCACATTCGAATCTAG